The window ATATAATAACTTTTTATATGATGAGTATACTGAATAATTTAAATAAAAAAATCCCGCTTTAGCGGGATTTTTTTTTACTTTATTAGAGAAAAAACATACAATAACTCTGTTGCTATTTGTAAGCTTCTTTCATTATATTTTTCTGCTTGTTGTGGTGTGTTATCAAATGCTTTAGGATCTTCAAAAGTAATAGGGATTCTTGTTTCTGCACCTGCAATAAAAGGACAACCTCCATCTGCTTGCGAGCACGTCATTATTGCTGCAAATTTAGATTTTGGGTTAAAATCGCTATCTAACTTTTTAGAAAATCCAATTATTGGGTGTTCGTTTTCTGAAAACTTTATACTATAAACTGGGTTTTTTCCTTCGGAAAGGGTTGTTATTTGAAAACCTGAATTTTGTAACGTTTTTGCAACTACAGGAAAAAGTGCTGTTTCTTCCGTTCCACCAGAGTAACAAAATACATTTTTAACGTTAAAATAATTTGCCATTGTTTGCGCCCAAACTTGTGATAAATGACTTCTTCTAGAATTGTGCGTACAAATAAAATTGATTCTAATTTCTTGCTTATTATCAACTTTAGCCTGTATAAAATCTACTAATGGTTGTAGAACTTGTTTACGTTCTTCAGAAATAGTTTGTGGATCTAATCCTTTAATTGTTGATGCTATTTCTGAAAATAAGGTTGTTAGTGTTGTTGTCATTTTTATTTCAATGTTTGTCTAATATCCGTATCTTAAGTTTTCAGCAAAATCATTTGATAAAATGCTTTCTTCAACTGCTTTAGCAGCTTTTTCAATGTTGTAATTAAAACGTATAAATTCTACTTTAATACTTTGTTTATTTAACAAAGAGGCGTTTTCATTTATGTCTAAAATTACATAACACCCTTTATTATTGTTGTCTTTTGGCTTTCCAACAGAACCTGTATTAATTGCATGTTTATATTTTAATTCTCCAGATTTTTTAGTGCTTAAAACTTTATGATAAGGCTTATGTGTATGTCCAAAACAAAGAATATCTGCGTTTGCATTTTCCATTATGCTTAACATATTTTCGTTTTCTTCAAATAAATATTCATCTATTTTGTTTGGACTTCCGTGTACCAAAAGCAGGTTAAATTTAGATTCTTTTAATTGAAATTCTAAATTAATATGCATTGGTAATGTGTGTAAATATTTTCTATTTTCTAAACTAAGAACTTCATTTGTAAAAGCTTTAGAAATACTTCCTTTATTTAAGTTTTTATCTGTTTTATAAGCTGCTACATTGTCTGTAGACATTCTTGCAATATTAAAATCGTGATTACCTGCTATTGTTGGTATTCTTCTTTCTTTAATGGCTTGTATTACTTCATTTGGCCAAATATTATAACCTACCAAATCTCCAAGACAATATATTGCATCTATGTTTTGTTTATCTACACTTTCAAAGAAAGCGTTTAGTGCAGGTAAATTTGCATGTACATCACTAAATAAAGCTATTTTCATGTTTTCTATTTAAGAATTAGCAACAACCACTTCCTGGAGTACAAGTGTCTCCTGAAGAAATTTCTGAAAACTGTAATTTTGGTTTTTCAGCTGGAATTCCGCATGCATCTTGAGCTAAACAATCTGTCTGTTTTGAAGTTAACAAGAAATTTGTCCCGTCAAAATCAAGTCCAAATTTACCAATAGTTTCTGCTTGGTACTCTACTTCAACCTCTAGATCTTCTATTTTTAAAACTTTTTCTGAAAGCTCTATAATGTGTATTAATTTTTCTGGATGTAATCTATGATCGTAGTCATCTGCGTTCCAAAGTTGAAAATTTACAACCTCTTCATTTCTTACAGTTCCTCCACAATCGATAAAATTTTTAGTTATTTTACCTACTTCAGTTACATGAAAATGGCTAGGAACTAATTCTCCATTTGGTAATTGAAAGGCTATTTTGTCTAATTGTTTTAATTTACTTTTAATTTCTGAAAGTTTCATCTCTATATTTTTTATTACGTTTAACGTTTATTTGTTGGGTTTAACAGCAATCGGTTGTTAACATGTCCTGATCCAAGAATTGAATCATTATTTTTTTCATTTCAGACCATTTTTCTGAATTTACACAATAGCAAACACTGGTTCCTTCAACACTTCCTTTTATAAGTCCTAATTGTTTTAATTCTTTTAAATGTTGAGAAATAGTTGGTTGTGCTAAACCAATTTCGTTTACCAAATCGCCACAAACGCACGCATTAATTTTAAACAAGTGTTGTAAAATTGCTACTCTTGCTGGATGTCCAAATACTTTTGCATACAATGCAATTTGATTTTGTTGGTCTGTAAATATTTCTGATTTTGTTATTCCCATTTTACTTAATTAGTATATTGCAATATTACGATTAATATTTAAATCAGAAAAGAACTGCTGTTTATTTTTAAAAAAAGGTATACTTAAATAAAGGTGAAAAGAGTACTTAGATTATTCTTCGGGAATTTCTTCTTGAATAATGCCCATTAGTTTTGCTCTTACTTCCCAATTTTTACGTGCCATAGATTGTAAGTCTGCTACGTTATCAAATTCGTCCATAATTTCTAAACCAAGTAAGGTTTCTATTACATCTTCTTGAGAAACCAAACCACTTACAGATCCATATTCATCTACAACCAAGGCAATATGTTCTCTTTGCTCTATTAGTTTTTCAAACAAACTTGGAATTGATAAATCTCTATTAGTAACAATTATATCTCTTTTTATTGATTTTAATGGCTCATTTCCGTTTCCTTTAATAATTGCTTCTAGTAAGTTATATTTTAGGAAATAACCTGTAATATTATCTGATTTTTCAGAAAAAACAGGAACTCTAGAAAAACGCAGGTTTGTATGTGCGTCATAAAAGGCTTGTATAGTTTGCTTTTCGTTGGCAGATTTTAAGACTGTACTTGGGGTCATAATATCTTTTGCTAAAATCTTTTTAAAGTTTAGTAAGTTTTTAATTACTTTACTTTCTGATTCTTTAAAAACGCCTTCTTCGTGAGCAATATCTGCCATTGCTGTAAAATCTTCTCTACTTAAAACACTTTCTCCATGTCCGCCTTTTCCTCCAATAAGTTTTGTTGCTAATTGTAAAATCCATAAAATACCTGTCCATTTTAATGGAAATATCATCATATTTAATGCTTTTGTAGTAAAGTTGGCTAATTGTTTCCAGTAGGTTGCACCAATAGTTTTTGGTACAATTTCTGAAGCTACTAAAATTAATATTGTCATTACGGCTGAGACAATAAAAACTCCATAACCATCATCATTAAAAACCTTTTTTGCTTCTGCTCCAACTAAGATTGCTCCAACTGTATGTGCTAATGTATTTAAGGTAAGAATTGCAATTAAAGGTTTGTCTACATCTTTTTTTAAGGTTTCTAAATCTTCTGCAAAAGATTTTCCTTCACTTTTTGCTACATTAACAAATGTTGGTGTAACACTTAAAAGTACAGCTTCTAAGATTGAACATAAAAATGAAAAGAAAATAGATACGGTTCCGTAAATTAATAATAATGTCATTCAGAATAATTTTTAGCAAAAATACATAAAAAGAAATCAGTAAATAAGACTCCATTTTTAAGATATGAAAAAAGTTAATAAATATGGTTAGCCCTGATTGAAACGGCATCCTTTTTTATTTTTCATAAAAAAGATATAGTGAAAAGCAGGAAATAGCTTCAAATAAAAAACCTCAAACATTGCTGCTTGAGGTTTATTATTTTTAATCTTGTAATTGGGTTTAACTTACATTGAAAAGTTAAGACCAAATAACCAGTAAGATTGTAATTTGTTGTCTACATTACCAAATGTTGGTGATGGAATTAAAGCTGGTGTTTGTCCTAAAGCATTAGCTAAAGCTTCTTGTTTGTTTTTACGTAAACCAAACTCAAACCCTAAACCAATTCCTTTCCAGAAAGTGTATCCGAAAGAGTTTACCCAAGTTACGTTAGATAAATCTCCAGACTTATAACTTTGGAAAGCAGATAAGTTAGATTTAAAGTTTACTGGACCTAATTTTCTTGTATAATCTGCAAAGATTTTTGCACCTAAAGAAGATTCGTAAGCAGTATCATTATCACTAAATACAAAGTTGTAGTTTAATGGGTGAACAACAACCACTAAGTTTTGAATTGGAGTCCAAGTAATACCAACACCTAAATCTAAATATCCAGGATCGTTAAAGCTATTAATTAAAGTAGTTCTGTATTCTCCTAAAGCAGAAACAGCTAATTTATCAGATAATTTATATCCGTATAAAGAGCTTAATGTAAATACATCGTTTGCTCCTTCAAAACCGTTAGATTCATCACCTGAATCATTTTTTATCCAAGATAAGTTTACGTTTAAAGAGTTTCTCCAGAAAAACTTTTCTCTATCTAAATTTGCAAAACCGTTACCTACAATACCAATATTACCTGATTTGTTATCAGACGTTGCTCCTTTAGAATACCAGTTGTTAAATCCAGAAATGTTTGCTCCAAAAGTACCAAATGCACCATATTTCCAACCTGGAAAAGCATCTATTTGAGATTGTAAAGCACCTGCTTCTCCTTGTAATTTACCTATTGCATCGTTTTTAGTTGCAAGTTCTTTTTTAAGTTGTTCAACTGTTTGAGCGTTTAATGAAACACCTGTTATAGCAAAAGCTACTATTAAAATTAATTTTTTCATTTTATTTAATTTTTATTTTTTAAAAATGTGCGCAAACTTACGCTTTTTTATTTAGACAAGTATATTTTTTTAAAGTCACTTTATTTTTGAAAAAAATAGCTTAATCCTAAGCCAAAAATCTCTCTAAACTGAATTCTTTTGGACGTATTATCGTCAATAACAGCATGCAAAGTCATGTTCATAGAAAAGTATTTATTGATTGTAAATAGTAAATTCATTTGATAATTAACATCTATATTTTCAGGATGATTTAAATAATCGGAATAAATTGCTACTATATTCTCCATATTAATGTTTTCCATTAAATCAAACTTCATATAAGTAGAAAGGTTAAAACCTAAACTATAACTGCTGGTTTCTCCAACATCTACACCATATTTCCCGGAAAACTCTTCAGAAACAAAAGTAAAACGAGATGTTGCTGGCGCAATGTTTATCCTATAATCGTCGGATTTTTTCCATAATAATCCAGGTCCAAAGCTTATATACGCTGGCGAAAAAAAAGTAGAAGTTGGTTTAACCGGTGTTTGAGAGTAATCGTAACCACGCGTAAACTGAGTAGTTATGTTATTAAAAAAAGAGAAAAACCATAATCCTTTAGACTTAAGACCTAGTAGAGAATTGTATTCGAACTGATCATTTGTTTTTCTAAATCCTTTATCATCTACATGGCTTAAACCATAACCTGTTATAATCTTATTATCCCAATTCCATTTTCCTTTTTTGTAGTTGAAATCGTAATTAATATTAACATTTCCTGCAATAGTATTATCTCCTCCGGAAGTCCAATTTGAAAAAGCAGATTGATTGAATAAAAAAGTGAATTTTCCTTTAATAGCCCATTTTTGAATGCTGTCTGTAGTATGATTACCAAATACCGAAACACTAATTAAAAAGATACATATTATTGAAAAATAAACGTTTTTCATTCTCTCACTATTTTTTATGTTTATATAATGGAACCGTCGAACAAGCCTCACCAAACATTATTGATTTTGCTATTGGTTGTAGTTTTTCTATTAAAAAAGCGAATGCACTTGGCGGAATTGGCTTATCTGCACAACCTTTTATAATTACTGGAGCATCTGCAAAATCTTTAAAATCTACAAAGCCTAATAATTCTTGATACAAAACTGTTTCTAGTAATTCTAAATTCCCAATAACAACTTTATTTGCAAACGGCGTTAATTCTGCTGCCACTAACATAAAAGCCCAAGACGGAATAATAGCATCTACAGAACAAGTTACAGCTACAAATTTTCTCTTGTATTGAGACCAATCATGATTTTTAACAGATGCTCTAAAATCTGTTTCTTTCAGAATTAATTCTTCAAACAACCAGTCTTTTATATCAAAAACAACTCTTTTTCCTTCAGGATAAATTTCCTCAAGGTCAAAGGTTTTTAGTTTGCTGTTGGCTACTCTATTTATTATTTCTTCTGACATTATTTTATAGTTGTAAAGTCTTAAAGTTAAAAGTTATAAAGTTTTGCGCACTACTACTGAATGCTGCACAATCCAACTGATAACTGATAACTGATAACTGATAACTAAATTATAGCATTCCTAACTCTAGCTTTGCTTCTTCGCTCATCATTTCTTGTGTCCACGTTGGATCAAAAGTAATTTCTACTTCACAAGAGTTAATTTCTTTTAACGATTTTACTTTCTCTTCAATATCAACTGGTAAACTTTCAGCTACAGGACAATTTGGAGACGTAAGTGTCATTAATATTTTTGCGTCGTTTTCTTCAGAAACAAAAACATCGTAGATTAAACCTAATTCGTAAATATCTACTGGTATTTCTGGATCGTAAATAGTTTTTAAAACATTTACAATTTTATCGCCTATTTCCTCTAATTCTTTATCTGTCATTATACTATTATTTTGTAAGCTTAGTTTGCTGAGCAATCGCATACATTTTTATTTGTTTAATCATAGAAACCAAACCATTTGCTCTTGTTGGACTTAAATGTTCCTTTAAACCTATTTCATCAATAAAACTAGTTTCAGCAGCTAAAATTGCCTGCGGAGTTTGGTTTGAATATACACGTAACAACAACGCTACAATTCCTTTGGTTAAAATTGCATCGCTATCTGCCGTAAAAGTTAAAGTCTCTTCATTTAAATCTGAATACAACCAAACTTTTGATTGACAGCCTTTTATCAGATTTTCATCAACTTTATAAGCTGCATCAATTAAGGGTAATGTTTTTCCTAAATCTATTATATATTGATAACGTTCCATCCAATCATCAAACATGTCAAACTCATCAATAATTTCTTCTTGTATTTCTTTGATAGTCATTTTTTAAAACTATTTTTGCACTTTACAAATTGTTTTGTACAATTACCGTGCAAAATTACTGATAAAATTTAAGAAATGAGTAAATTATTAGCAGTTGGTACTGTTGCGTTTGACGCTATTGAAACACCTTTTGGTAAAACAGATAAAATTTTAGGAGGTTCTGGAACCTATGTTGGGTTGGCAGCTTCTCAGTTTGGTGTACAAACTGGTGTTGTTTCTGTTGTTGGTGGAGATTTTCCACAATCGTATTTAGATATGATGAATAACAAAGGAATTAATACGGAAGGTATAGAGGTTATTAAAGAAGGAAAAACATTCTTTTGGAGTGGTAAATATCATAATGATATGAACTCTCGTGATACTTTAGTTACTGAATTAAATGTATTAGAGCATTTTTCTCCAGTAGTTCCTGAAGATTTTAAAAATTCTGACATTGTAATGTTAGGAAATTTACATCCATTAACGCAAGCGTCTGTTTTAGACCAAATGAATGAAAGACCAAAATTAGTAGTTTTAGATACTATGAACTTTTGGATGGATATTGCATTAGCAGATTTACACACCGTTTTAAAACGTGTGGATGTTATTACAATTAATGATGAAGAAGCACGCCAATTAAGTGGAGAATATTCTTTAGTAAATGCTGCTAAGAAAATTCATTCAATGGGACCAAAATATGTAGTAATTAAAAAAGGAGAACACGGAGCTTTGTTATTTAACGAAGGAAAAATGTTTTTTGCACCTGCATTACCTTTAGCTGAGGTTTTTGATCCAACAGGAGCAGGAGATACTTTTGCTGGTGGTTTTTGTGGTTATTTAACAAAAACAGAAGACGTTTCTTTTGAAAACATGAAAAACGCCATTATTTACGGTTCAAATTTAGCTTCCTTTTGTGTAGAAAAATTTGGAACACATCGAATGGAAGAACTAACCAAAGAAGAAGTTCAAAATCGTTTGCAAGCGTTTAAAGAATTAACACAATTTGATATAGAATTATCATAAATTAAAATCCGCGTCTAAACACGCGGATTTTTTTATACAACAACACAACAAAAACAACACAATAATGAGTGACGCCATTAAACACGAATGCGGAATTGCATTAGTTAGATTAAAAAAACCATTACAGTTTTACAAAGACAAATACGGTTCTGCTTTCTACGGAATTAATAAAATGTATTTGTTAATGGAAAAACAACACAACCGTGGCCAAGACGGAGCTGGTTTTGCAAGTGTGAAATTTAATGTAGAACCTGGAACTCGTTATATTAGTAGAGTTCGTTCTAATAAAACACAACCAATACAAGATATTTTTGCCCAAATTAACGATCGTTTAAACGGTGTTTTAGAGCAAAATCCTGATAAAAAAGACGATGTTGCCTGGCAAGAGGAAAACATGCCATACATTGGTAACCTATTCTTAGGACACGTTCGTTATGGTACCTTCGGAAAAAACTCTATAGAAAGTGTACATCCTTTTTTACGTCAAAGTAACTGGAAACACAAAAACTTAATAGTTGCTGGTAATTTTAACATGACCAACTCTAATCAATTATTAGAAGAATTGGTTGAACTAGGACAACACCCTAAAGAATTTACAGACACAGTAACTGTAATGGAAAAAATTGGTCATTTCTTAGAAGATGAAGTGTCTAAACTTTACCAACAAGCAAAAAAGAAAGGTTTTAATAAAAAAAATGCATCACCTTATATTGAAGAAAATTTAAGTATTAAAAAAATATTAAAAAGATCTTCAAAAAACTGGGATGGTGGTTATGCAATGGCAGGTTTAGTTGGTCATGGAGATGCTTTTGTTTTACGTGA of the Tenacibaculum todarodis genome contains:
- a CDS encoding CNNM domain-containing protein, yielding MTLLLIYGTVSIFFSFLCSILEAVLLSVTPTFVNVAKSEGKSFAEDLETLKKDVDKPLIAILTLNTLAHTVGAILVGAEAKKVFNDDGYGVFIVSAVMTILILVASEIVPKTIGATYWKQLANFTTKALNMMIFPLKWTGILWILQLATKLIGGKGGHGESVLSREDFTAMADIAHEEGVFKESESKVIKNLLNFKKILAKDIMTPSTVLKSANEKQTIQAFYDAHTNLRFSRVPVFSEKSDNITGYFLKYNLLEAIIKGNGNEPLKSIKRDIIVTNRDLSIPSLFEKLIEQREHIALVVDEYGSVSGLVSQEDVIETLLGLEIMDEFDNVADLQSMARKNWEVRAKLMGIIQEEIPEE
- a CDS encoding DUF6428 family protein, which gives rise to MKLSEIKSKLKQLDKIAFQLPNGELVPSHFHVTEVGKITKNFIDCGGTVRNEEVVNFQLWNADDYDHRLHPEKLIHIIELSEKVLKIEDLEVEVEYQAETIGKFGLDFDGTNFLLTSKQTDCLAQDACGIPAEKPKLQFSEISSGDTCTPGSGCC
- a CDS encoding DUF2480 family protein, coding for MSEEIINRVANSKLKTFDLEEIYPEGKRVVFDIKDWLFEELILKETDFRASVKNHDWSQYKRKFVAVTCSVDAIIPSWAFMLVAAELTPFANKVVIGNLELLETVLYQELLGFVDFKDFADAPVIIKGCADKPIPPSAFAFLIEKLQPIAKSIMFGEACSTVPLYKHKK
- a CDS encoding DUF59 domain-containing protein — translated: MTDKELEEIGDKIVNVLKTIYDPEIPVDIYELGLIYDVFVSEENDAKILMTLTSPNCPVAESLPVDIEEKVKSLKEINSCEVEITFDPTWTQEMMSEEAKLELGML
- a CDS encoding metallophosphoesterase family protein, whose amino-acid sequence is MKIALFSDVHANLPALNAFFESVDKQNIDAIYCLGDLVGYNIWPNEVIQAIKERRIPTIAGNHDFNIARMSTDNVAAYKTDKNLNKGSISKAFTNEVLSLENRKYLHTLPMHINLEFQLKESKFNLLLVHGSPNKIDEYLFEENENMLSIMENANADILCFGHTHKPYHKVLSTKKSGELKYKHAINTGSVGKPKDNNNKGCYVILDINENASLLNKQSIKVEFIRFNYNIEKAAKAVEESILSNDFAENLRYGY
- a CDS encoding ArsR/SmtB family transcription factor, whose protein sequence is MGITKSEIFTDQQNQIALYAKVFGHPARVAILQHLFKINACVCGDLVNEIGLAQPTISQHLKELKQLGLIKGSVEGTSVCYCVNSEKWSEMKKIMIQFLDQDMLTTDCC
- a CDS encoding low molecular weight phosphatase family protein; this translates as MTTTLTTLFSEIASTIKGLDPQTISEERKQVLQPLVDFIQAKVDNKQEIRINFICTHNSRRSHLSQVWAQTMANYFNVKNVFCYSGGTEETALFPVVAKTLQNSGFQITTLSEGKNPVYSIKFSENEHPIIGFSKKLDSDFNPKSKFAAIMTCSQADGGCPFIAGAETRIPITFEDPKAFDNTPQQAEKYNERSLQIATELLYVFSLIK
- a CDS encoding SufE family protein, with the protein product MTIKEIQEEIIDEFDMFDDWMERYQYIIDLGKTLPLIDAAYKVDENLIKGCQSKVWLYSDLNEETLTFTADSDAILTKGIVALLLRVYSNQTPQAILAAETSFIDEIGLKEHLSPTRANGLVSMIKQIKMYAIAQQTKLTK
- a CDS encoding DUF3078 domain-containing protein, whose amino-acid sequence is MKKLILIVAFAITGVSLNAQTVEQLKKELATKNDAIGKLQGEAGALQSQIDAFPGWKYGAFGTFGANISGFNNWYSKGATSDNKSGNIGIVGNGFANLDREKFFWRNSLNVNLSWIKNDSGDESNGFEGANDVFTLSSLYGYKLSDKLAVSALGEYRTTLINSFNDPGYLDLGVGITWTPIQNLVVVVHPLNYNFVFSDNDTAYESSLGAKIFADYTRKLGPVNFKSNLSAFQSYKSGDLSNVTWVNSFGYTFWKGIGLGFEFGLRKNKQEALANALGQTPALIPSPTFGNVDNKLQSYWLFGLNFSM
- a CDS encoding PfkB family carbohydrate kinase yields the protein MSKLLAVGTVAFDAIETPFGKTDKILGGSGTYVGLAASQFGVQTGVVSVVGGDFPQSYLDMMNNKGINTEGIEVIKEGKTFFWSGKYHNDMNSRDTLVTELNVLEHFSPVVPEDFKNSDIVMLGNLHPLTQASVLDQMNERPKLVVLDTMNFWMDIALADLHTVLKRVDVITINDEEARQLSGEYSLVNAAKKIHSMGPKYVVIKKGEHGALLFNEGKMFFAPALPLAEVFDPTGAGDTFAGGFCGYLTKTEDVSFENMKNAIIYGSNLASFCVEKFGTHRMEELTKEEVQNRLQAFKELTQFDIELS
- a CDS encoding DUF3078 domain-containing protein, with the translated sequence MKNVYFSIICIFLISVSVFGNHTTDSIQKWAIKGKFTFLFNQSAFSNWTSGGDNTIAGNVNINYDFNYKKGKWNWDNKIITGYGLSHVDDKGFRKTNDQFEYNSLLGLKSKGLWFFSFFNNITTQFTRGYDYSQTPVKPTSTFFSPAYISFGPGLLWKKSDDYRINIAPATSRFTFVSEEFSGKYGVDVGETSSYSLGFNLSTYMKFDLMENINMENIVAIYSDYLNHPENIDVNYQMNLLFTINKYFSMNMTLHAVIDDNTSKRIQFREIFGLGLSYFFQK